A genomic window from Polaribacter gangjinensis includes:
- a CDS encoding thioredoxin family protein: MIKKSFLLGCIVCFFGCSTKKPTIDKKSTIVTPVIEKKEVITRIPFETLVTSKKDADGYLVGIANRFDFQDTAYKEWFDSRYEEYTTDKQVISEISKHIHQLTIKVFMGTWCGDSRREIPRFYKILDETKFDVNYLQLIAVDRSKKYDNYEKGLTIFRVPTIIFYKNGKEIGRFVEYPRETIEKDFLKIVSGMPYKHSYVDYK; the protein is encoded by the coding sequence ATGATCAAAAAAAGCTTTCTTTTAGGATGTATTGTTTGTTTTTTTGGATGTTCAACTAAAAAGCCAACTATTGATAAAAAATCGACAATTGTAACTCCTGTAATAGAAAAAAAAGAAGTTATTACAAGAATCCCTTTTGAAACTTTAGTTACTTCAAAAAAAGATGCAGATGGTTATTTAGTAGGAATTGCGAATAGATTTGATTTTCAAGATACTGCTTACAAAGAATGGTTTGATAGTCGTTACGAAGAATATACAACTGATAAACAAGTGATTAGTGAAATATCAAAACATATTCATCAACTAACCATCAAAGTTTTTATGGGAACTTGGTGTGGTGATAGCAGAAGAGAAATTCCTAGATTTTATAAAATTTTAGATGAAACAAAATTTGATGTCAATTATCTACAGTTGATTGCGGTTGACAGATCAAAAAAATATGACAATTACGAGAAAGGACTCACTATTTTTAGAGTTCCTACCATCATTTTTTACAAAAACGGCAAAGAAATTGGACGTTTTGTAGAATATCCAAGAGAAACTATTGAAAAAGACTTCTTAAAAATTGTTTCTGGTATGCCTTACAAGCATTCTTATGTAGATTATAAATAA
- the gpmI gene encoding 2,3-bisphosphoglycerate-independent phosphoglycerate mutase — MNKKVILLILDGWGITQDPKVSAIYNAKTPFINSLYDKYPNAELRTDGEHVGLPDGQMGNSEVGHMNLGAGRIVYQNLARINKAVREKTLGEEKVLIDTFEYAKKNNKNVHLLGLVSDGGIHSHINHLKGLLDVAKENNVENVFLHAFTDGRDCDPKSGAFFIKEALDYMQKTTGKLATVTGRYFAMDRDNRWERVKKAYDCVVHGIGTKTTDAISLIKENYAKDITDEFLEPIILTNADGNPTATIKEGDAVIFFNYRTDRGRELTNALSQQDFPEQNMKKLNLYFTTMTLYDESFTGINVIYNNDNLKNTLGEVLSKAGKKQIRIAETEKYPHVTFFFSGGQETPFEGEKRILRNSPKVATYDLKPEMSAYELRDALCEDLKTGEADFVCLNFANGDMVGHTGIMEAAIKACEAVDICTKDVVETGLANGYTTLLIADHGNCETMMNPDGSPHTSHTTNPVPFILIDDEIKSVKSGVLGDIAPTILALMGVQQPPEMTQKSLL; from the coding sequence ATGAACAAGAAAGTAATCTTACTGATTTTAGATGGTTGGGGCATCACTCAAGACCCAAAAGTGTCTGCAATTTACAATGCAAAAACGCCTTTTATCAATTCCTTATATGACAAATATCCAAATGCTGAATTAAGAACAGATGGTGAACATGTTGGTTTGCCAGATGGACAAATGGGAAACTCAGAAGTAGGTCATATGAATTTAGGTGCAGGAAGAATCGTGTATCAAAATTTGGCAAGAATCAATAAAGCTGTAAGAGAAAAAACATTGGGCGAAGAAAAAGTATTGATTGATACGTTTGAGTATGCCAAAAAAAATAACAAAAATGTTCATTTATTAGGATTGGTTTCTGATGGAGGAATTCACTCTCACATCAATCATTTAAAGGGATTGTTGGATGTTGCTAAAGAAAATAATGTTGAAAACGTTTTTCTTCATGCGTTTACTGATGGTCGTGATTGCGATCCAAAATCGGGTGCATTTTTTATTAAAGAAGCATTAGATTATATGCAAAAAACTACCGGAAAATTGGCAACAGTTACAGGTCGTTATTTTGCAATGGACAGAGATAATAGATGGGAACGTGTCAAAAAAGCCTATGATTGTGTGGTTCATGGAATTGGAACAAAAACGACAGATGCCATTAGTTTGATCAAAGAAAATTATGCAAAAGATATCACTGACGAATTTTTAGAGCCAATTATTTTGACAAATGCTGATGGAAATCCGACAGCAACCATCAAAGAAGGTGATGCTGTAATTTTCTTTAATTACAGAACAGACAGAGGAAGAGAATTGACAAATGCACTTTCTCAGCAAGATTTCCCTGAGCAAAACATGAAAAAACTGAATTTGTATTTCACTACAATGACCTTGTATGATGAATCATTTACAGGAATTAATGTGATTTACAACAACGATAATTTGAAAAATACTTTAGGAGAAGTATTATCAAAAGCCGGAAAAAAACAAATCAGAATTGCTGAAACTGAAAAATATCCACACGTAACTTTCTTCTTTTCTGGAGGGCAAGAAACTCCTTTTGAAGGAGAAAAACGAATTTTAAGAAATTCTCCAAAAGTAGCAACCTACGATTTAAAACCTGAGATGAGTGCGTACGAATTGCGTGATGCATTGTGTGAAGATTTAAAAACTGGCGAAGCTGATTTTGTGTGTTTAAATTTTGCAAATGGCGATATGGTTGGCCATACAGGCATCATGGAAGCAGCCATCAAAGCTTGTGAAGCTGTTGATATCTGTACAAAAGATGTCGTAGAAACTGGTTTGGCAAATGGTTATACAACGCTTTTAATTGCCGATCATGGAAATTGCGAAACGATGATGAATCCTGATGGTTCACCACACACTTCACACACCACAAACCCTGTTCCTTTTATTTTGATTGATGATGAAATTAAATCTGTAAAAAGTGGAGTTTTGGGTGATATTGCTCCTACAATTTTGGCATTAATGGGTGTGCAACAACCTCCAGAAATGACTCAAAAATCTTTATTATAA